Proteins found in one Triticum urartu cultivar G1812 chromosome 4, Tu2.1, whole genome shotgun sequence genomic segment:
- the LOC125550398 gene encoding chaperone protein ClpB1-like encodes MDFDRAMARSAAFDRSGASVPRSGGNLSSDTKAVLCLGAAAAVGWAAWRYYQRRACLLKFGRDMTASAGKTDPVIGRDDEIDRVVSILCRRTKNCVALVGAAGVGKTAVAEALAQRIAARMVPDVLAGARVIELDVGALVAGTKWRGSFERRMKDVINQVEAADGKVILFIDEMHMLLGAGRSRKSANDAANMLKPALARGRIRCVGATTFDEYRKYIEKDAALERRFQKVQVEEPSMDTTIEILQALKKRHERHHGLEIQDTALVAAAQLAGRYITGRQFPDKAIDLIDEACATASKKMRRINRQKAEVNTTKSSSANAMKEAIITPDHVAQVVSRWTGIPVTALNQDEKDKLICLADRLHERVVGQDEAVNLVADAVLRSRAGLDHPGQPIGSFLFLGSTGVGKTELAKALAEQLFDSEKMLVRFDMSEYVGSSSVLRLVGAPPSYRGYEDGGQLTEKVRRNPYSVILFDEVEKADPSVFNIFLQILDDGRLTDGRGQTVDFKNTIIIMTSNLGSDYLISKTARENTTESVRDLLMEQVCKHFKPELLNRLSEIVIFEPLSHDKLKEIMKIQMKIIMARVATKGISLSVSDAALDTILSESYNPTYGARPIRRWMQQNVMTTLSKMLVKGEASEGSTICIEATDDKKGLKYQVVKKEVGTKWKLWCFNICSEFPDHILHASSSAVLLTEICTT; translated from the exons ATGGATTTCGACAGGGCCATGGCAAGGAGTGCAGCCTTCGATCGGTCGGGAGCCTCTGTACCGCGCTCGGGCGGAAACCTGTCTAGCGACACCAAAGCCGTCCTCTGCCTTGGGGCAGCCGCTGCTGTGGGCTGGGCAGCGTGGAGGTACTACCAACGCCGTGCGTGCCTGCTGAAGTTCGGCCGGGACATGACGGCATCGGCTGGAAAAACCGATCCGGTGATCGGCCGCGACGACGAGATCGACCGTGTCGTCTCCATCCTCTGCCGCCGGACCAAGAACTGCGTCGCGCTCGTCGGCGCTGCAGGGGTAGGCAAGACGGCTGTCGCCGAGGCCCTCGCCCAACGCATTGCCGCCAGGATGGTCCCCGACGTTCTTGCCGGCGCGCGCGTCATTGAGCTCGACGTCGGAGCATTGGTGGCTGGGACCAAGTGGCGTGGCTCCTTTGAGAGACGCATGAAGGATGTGATAAATCAGGTGGAGGCCGCGGATGGCAAGGTGATTCTGTTCATCGACGAGATGCACATGCTTCTTGGTGCCGGGCGCTCCAGGAAGAGTGCCAACGATGCTGCCAACATGCTGAAGCCAGCATTGGCCCGTGGTCGTATCCGCTGCGTGGGTGCCACAACTTTCGATGAGTACCGTAAGTACATCGAGAAGGATGCCGCACTGGAGCGGCGGTTCCAAAAGGTGCAGGTCGAGGAGCCGAGCATGGACACAACCATTGAGATTCTGCAGGCGCTAAAGAAGCGGCACGAACGGCACCATGGCTTGGAAATCCAGGATACAGCTCTTGTTGCTGCTGCACAGCTTGCTGGCCGCTATATCACCG GTCGTCAGTTTCCTGACAAGGCAATTGATCTAATTGACGAGGCATGCGCCACTGCAAGCAAAAAGATGAGGCGGATTAACCGCCAAAAGGCGGAAGTGAACACTACAAAAAGTAGCTCTGCAAATGCAATGAAGGAAGCAATTATCACCCCAGATCATGTCGCACAA GTTGTGAGCCGATGGACTGGAATTCCCGTCACCGCACTTAATCAAGACGAGAAGGATAAGTTAATCTGCCTAGCGGACAGACTGCATGAGCGTGTTGTTGGCCAGGATGAAGCCGTCAACCTAGTAGCAGATGCAGTGTTACGTTCTAGAGCTGGCCTTGATCATCCTGGCCAGCCCATAGGCTCTTTCCTCTTCTTGGGCTCAACTGGTGTTGGAAAGACAGAGCTCGCAAAAGCTCTTGCCGAACAGCTATTTGATAGTGAGAAGATGTTGGTTCGCTTTGACATGTCTGAATATGTCGGGAGTAGTTCTGTGTTGCGTCTCGTTGGAGCACCTCCAAG CTATCGTGGCTATGAAGATGGTGGACAACTGACTGAGAAAGTTAGGAGGAACCCGTACAGTGTCATCCTTTTTGATGAGGTGGAGAAAGCAGATCCCTCGGTGTTCAATATTTTTCTTCAAATCCTTGATGATGGCAGGTTGACTGATGGCAGAGGCCAGACTGTAGATTTCAAGAATACTATCATCATCATGACCTCAAATCTTGGATCTGATTACCTAATATCAAAGACGGCTAGAGAAAACACAACGGAATCTGTACGGGACCTTCTCATGGAACAG GTTTGCAAGCACTTCAAGCCTGAGCTTCTCAACAGACTGAGTGAGATTGTTATATTTGAGCCGCTTTCGCACGACAAACTGAAGGAGATAATGAAAATCCAGATGAAGATCATTATGGCCAGAGTAGCTACCAAGGGCATCTCTCTTTCTGTTAGTGATGCCGCGTTGGACACCATCTTATCGGAATCATACAACCCA ACATACGGTGCAAGACCCATAAGGAGGTGGATGCAACAGAATGTGATGACAACACTTTCGAAGATGTTGGTCAAAGGAGAAGCCAGTGAAGGCTCAACAATCTGCATTGAAGCTACTGACGACAAGAAGGGTTTGAAGTATCAAGTGGTGAAGAAGGAG GTTGGCACAAAGTGGAAATTGTGGTGCTTCAACATATGCTCTGAATTTCCGGACCACATTCTTCATGCCTCTTCCTCAGCAGTTCTTCTCACAGAGATTTGTACCACCTGA